In the genome of Thermodesulfobacteriota bacterium, the window GGCCTTGATGTAGTTGGTCTGGTGGCCGCCGGGGCTGCGCAGCTTGAGGCCCTTCAGGTCTTCCATGGTGCGCACCGGCCGCTTGGTCCACACGAAGGACTGGATGCAGCCGTTGAGCTCCAGGACCTTGACGCCCTCGAACTCTTTGTGGAGGACCTCGTCGTGCATCTTGTTACCGATGTCGGTCGCCACGTCCTTGCCGTCGGTCCAGGTGGCGAGCGAGAGGACGTCGGAGAGGGGAAACCTCCCCGGCGTCCAGGTGGCGGTGAAGTAGCCCATGTCGGAGAGGCCGTTCTTGACGATGTCGAAGTGCTCCGGCCCCGAGCCCAGGGCGCCGCCGGCGAAGAGGGTGTAGGTGATCCGGCCGTTGGAGCGCGTCTTGAGCTCTTCGAGCATCGGCGTCCAGACGGTGCGCACCTCGCGGCTCGCCGGGGGGTGCCAGGTGCTGAACTTGACGTGCATCTTGGACTCGCTGGCCGCTGCGCCGCCCGCGAGGCCCAGTGCCAGCGCGGCGCCCCCCAGCAAGATGCCCCATCGCCCCGTCCTGTGCTTGGTTTGGCTCGTCATCGTCGACCTCCTGTGTGTTGGGGTTGCTCTGCCAGGCCTTCCTGCCTCCGAGAACCCGCCCACCCCGTCTACCACGTGGGCGGGGAAACGACCCAGACCACCTCCACGTCCTCGCTGCCCCGATTCACCCACCGGTGGGGAATCCGGGAAGAGTAGTAAAAGCTCTCCCTCGGGCCGACCTCGTAGGAGGTCTCGCCCACCGTGACGGTCAGCGTGCCGCGCAGTACGATGCCGAACTCTTCGCCCACGTGACTGTAGGGGTCGTGGGAGCCGCCCCCCGGAGACACGACGGTGCAGAAGGGCTGCATGAGCTTGCCCTCGGTGGACCCCACGAGCTGCTGGATGCGGGCGCTCCAGTTGCTGAGGAACACGTCCCGGCGGTCGGCCTCGCGGGTGACCACGGGCTCGCCGATGGCTTCGTCGGCGAAGAAGTCGACGATGTTCACGCCCAGGGCCTGGGCGATCTTCTTGAGGGTTGCGATGGAGGGAGAAGTGTGCCCGTTCTCGATCTGGGAGAGATGGGCGCCCGTGCAGCCCACCTGATCGGCGAGCTGCTTCAGGGTCAGGCGGCGGCCCTCGCGCAGGATCTTGAGTCGGGGTCCGATCTCGTCGGGCACGGGCGTCCTCCCAGCTCCCGTCATTAAGTAGATGTTACGATATCTAAACTCAGGTTTATTTCGGCGTCAAGGGGAAACGAGGGCCGCGATCCACCGCCCGGGTGGTAAGCGGGGTCCGTGAGCCCCTGCGCTCCGCCCCGCAATCCGCGGCAATTGGAGGAGGGGTCCCTTGCGGAACCGGTGCGCCTGGCTCACCGGTTTCCATGGACTGGGGCGGATCAGTCGATGCGGTACGGGACTACGCTCCGGGGCTCCCGGACCCCGCCCCTAGAAGTTGTCGTGGATTCTGGAGGGCCGCGATCCATCACCTGGGTGGCGAACGGGGTCGGGGAGCCCTTGCGCTGCGCCCCGCGATCCGCGATGTTCGCAGGGAGTCTCTCCCAGGGAGCCGGTGCGGCGAGGGAAGGGCTGGGGGAGGTGTGAAGATGCCGGGGGTCTCGACGGCGGTGGGAGGTGCGAGCCGTGCGGTGCGGGTGGGGTGCCCGAGATGCGCCTCTACCAACTGGCTCGAGGCGGATGCCCTCTTGGGGCTCCCCCACTGCGGGCGGTGCGGCAGTCCCTTGTTCGACGGCCGGCCGGTGCAGCTGACGCGCGCCACCTGGACGACCCACGGCGCGGAGAGCGACGTCCCTCTCCTGGTCCTGTTCGAGGCCCCCTGGTCCGGGGCGTGCCGGAGGGCGGCGCGGTCCTTCGACGAGGCGGCCGCCCGCCTGGAGCCGCGGTTTCGTTTGGGCAGGGTGAACGTGGAGGAGGAGCAACCCCTGTGCGCCCGCCTTCGCTCTCGCGCGCTTCCCTGCCTGGCCGTCTTTCGGGGAGGGCACGAGCTCGCCCGCCGGGACGGCCCGGCGGACCTGGAGACGATCGTCACCTGGGCGGAGGCGGTGGCACGGACCCCAGCCCCAAGCCCCCGACCCCTGCTCTTCAGATGAACAGGGTGAACCGGGACTCGCCGGCGGCCGCGAGGAAGGTGGCAACCCCCCCCACCTCGATTTCCGGGAAGACGAACTCGTCTCGCCGGATCTCCAGGGCATCCATCGACATCTGACAGGCCACCAGGCGCACCCCGAGCTCCCGGGCCATCTCCATGAGCTCGGGGAGGCTGGCGATGCCCTTTTTCTGCATCACCGATTTCATCATCTTGCGGCCCGCGCCGAGCATGTCGAGGCGGCTCAAGGGGAGCTTTCCCAGGCCGCCCGGGTTCATCACGTCGAGCATCCGCCCCACGGGACTCTTGGCCGGCAGCGCCGACGCCTTCCCCGCTTCTCCCGTGCCGCCCCGGCGCAGGCAGTTGAGGCCCCAGAAGGTGAAGAAGACCGTGGTCTGCATCCCCATGGAGGCCGCGCCGGTGGCCACGATGAAGGCCGCCATGGCCTTGTCGAGCTCCCCGCTGAACAGGATGAGGGTGGCTGACTCCGCTCCGTCGGACATGGTGCGCCTCCTCCTGGGACACATGAAGGCCGTACCGTCGAGCCTTTCGGTCATGGGGCGGGTCTCCGGGGAACGGCGCGCCGTTCCTGGATTGGGGCGAGGGGTTCCCGGGAGCGCAAGCGTCTCGGTTCGTATCGGCGGACGCCCCTTCATTCTTGAGCTGCACGAGAGAGATATTGGAGGCCGGCCGGGCGTTCTTGACATCCGCGAAGCGGGGCACGTAGTGTTCCCGAGCCCCGGCGGGGCCCCAGGTTCCGGTCGCGCGCACTCTGGACTCCAGCGCTCCTGGAAATCCTTGAGGACGCCAAGGCGTCACGTCTTGCTCCCGAGAAGGGGTGGGTCCGCTTCGCTTGAACCACCCTACGTTTCCGAGCAGAGGAAGACCCATGATTGGTTCGGCACGAAAGCTGACGGCGATGGCGGTGGCGGGGGTGGCGGCTCTCCTCCTTCTGGGCTGTCCGCCCAAGCTGGAGGAAGGGGAGCGGATGATCAAGGACGGCAACGAGTACTTCAAGGCGGGAAGCTACGAGAGGGCGGAAGCTGCCTACGACCGGGCCCTGGAGCTGCGCCCCCGGGAGGTCGGGGTGTGGGTGAACCGGGGCAACACGCGCAAGATGCGGGGCAACACAGAGGGAGCCCTGGCGGACTACGAGGCGGCCCTGGCGCTCGATCCGGAGTTCGCCCAGGCCTGGGCGAACCGGGGAATCCTGCGTGACAGCCTGGGGGACGCACAGGGGGCCATTGCCGATTATCGCAAGGCCCTGGAGCTCGACCCCAAGCTCGGGGAGCCCCCGAGCATCTGGCGGCGGATCGTGTACAACCCGCCGACCAAGACCATCAAGGACCGGCTGGCCTACCTGGAGGCGGTGCAGGAGCGCGCCCGGTAGCGATTGCCGGCGGCCTCGGAATCCGAACCAACCCCCCCCACCCCAATCGCTATCGGTATCGCTATCGAAATCGATCCCGATACCGATCCCGATACCGAACGGGCAACGGGACAGGGGCCCACATGCCTCGATGGTGTGAGCGCCCCTGCGTCGCCCCTACCCCCGCAGCAAGCCGAGCACGAAGATCCCGATGCCCTGCACGAGCATGATGATGCCCAGGATACGCAGGAGCCGGTTGCCGCCCTTTGCCAGCATCAGGAAGACGATCCCGGTCGTCGCGAAGATGGCCGCCAGGATCTGGATGGTTCCCATCGCTTGCTCCTCTCCTTCGCGGGTCAAGGGCCCGGCGCAGGGTAGTTCCAGACGAGCCCCAGGAGCGCCACGGCTGCGACGAACAGCAGCAGCAGCAGGGCCCGCAACACCACGGCCACCTTGCGGCCCAGGGGCACCGTTGCCTGGCCGTCGACCGCCTTGCAGCGCGGGCACAGGTACCTGCGGCCGAACAACCGCCACAGGCTGTAGATGAGGCCCGGGACCAGGAAGGCGATCCAGAACACCGCTTCCAGCCAGGTCTTTCCGGGAGACTGGGGCTCGGCCGGGCCTTCGTAGCCGCATTGCCGGCAGCGGACGACCACGTCCGGGAGCAGGATGGGGGGCTCGGCGTCCGGGGTGCCGGGTCCCGGCCCCCGTGGGCG includes:
- a CDS encoding TRAP transporter substrate-binding protein; the encoded protein is MTSQTKHRTGRWGILLGGAALALGLAGGAAASESKMHVKFSTWHPPASREVRTVWTPMLEELKTRSNGRITYTLFAGGALGSGPEHFDIVKNGLSDMGYFTATWTPGRFPLSDVLSLATWTDGKDVATDIGNKMHDEVLHKEFEGVKVLELNGCIQSFVWTKRPVRTMEDLKGLKLRSPGGHQTNYIKALGAEPVFMPLGDVYLSLETGTIDGVVTCSPLVLAFKLHEVVKHGVVATFGCVTEGVVMNQKSWERTPDDLKPIIEEVVGNPFAVTHGLNRDVYKTMIQEIQDKGVTLYELPAAEQARWSEKFQEETRKWVQGLEAKGLAAKDAVVMYNKIALDSGAKCEAFPQEWH
- a CDS encoding XRE family transcriptional regulator — encoded protein: MPDEIGPRLKILREGRRLTLKQLADQVGCTGAHLSQIENGHTSPSIATLKKIAQALGVNIVDFFADEAIGEPVVTREADRRDVFLSNWSARIQQLVGSTEGKLMQPFCTVVSPGGGSHDPYSHVGEEFGIVLRGTLTVTVGETSYEVGPRESFYYSSRIPHRWVNRGSEDVEVVWVVSPPTW
- a CDS encoding thioredoxin domain-containing protein is translated as MPGVSTAVGGASRAVRVGCPRCASTNWLEADALLGLPHCGRCGSPLFDGRPVQLTRATWTTHGAESDVPLLVLFEAPWSGACRRAARSFDEAAARLEPRFRLGRVNVEEEQPLCARLRSRALPCLAVFRGGHELARRDGPADLETIVTWAEAVARTPAPSPRPLLFR
- a CDS encoding DsrE/DsrF/DrsH-like family protein produces the protein MSDGAESATLILFSGELDKAMAAFIVATGAASMGMQTTVFFTFWGLNCLRRGGTGEAGKASALPAKSPVGRMLDVMNPGGLGKLPLSRLDMLGAGRKMMKSVMQKKGIASLPELMEMARELGVRLVACQMSMDALEIRRDEFVFPEIEVGGVATFLAAAGESRFTLFI
- a CDS encoding tetratricopeptide repeat protein encodes the protein MIGSARKLTAMAVAGVAALLLLGCPPKLEEGERMIKDGNEYFKAGSYERAEAAYDRALELRPREVGVWVNRGNTRKMRGNTEGALADYEAALALDPEFAQAWANRGILRDSLGDAQGAIADYRKALELDPKLGEPPSIWRRIVYNPPTKTIKDRLAYLEAVQERAR